A stretch of Elgaria multicarinata webbii isolate HBS135686 ecotype San Diego chromosome 5, rElgMul1.1.pri, whole genome shotgun sequence DNA encodes these proteins:
- the LOC134399384 gene encoding solute carrier family 15 member 1-like encodes MRAVLVLYFKFFLSWDDNLATAIYHTFVALCYLTPILGALVADSWLGKFKTIVYLSIVYTVGQAVLSIGSINDLMDGNRDGSPDDIRIPIALSMVGLILIAFGTGGIKPCVAAFGGDQFDDHQV; translated from the exons ATGCGAG CTGTGCTTGTTCTCTACTTCAAGTTTTTTCTCAGCTGGGACGATAATCTCGCTACAGCCATTTACCACACATTTGTTGCCCTCTGCTATCTAACACCTATCCTTGGAGCACTTGTAGCTGACTCCTGGCTGGGAAAGTTCAA GACCATTGTTTACTTGTCCATTGTGTACACAGTTGGGCAAGCAGTCTTGTCAATAGGTTCCATAAATGATTTGATGGATGGAAATCGGGATGGCAGTCCAGATGACATTAGGATTCCCAT TGCTTTATCTATGGTTGGCTTGATCCTTATTGCTTTTGGAACTGGTGGAATCAAGCCCTGTGTAGCAGCATTTGGTGGAGATCAGTTTGATGATCACCAGGTATGA